In Acidimicrobiales bacterium, the following proteins share a genomic window:
- a CDS encoding toprim domain-containing protein, with the protein MSDLFPPELRNTGPYRTAGRTADRPARRVVETYDYLDEAGELLYQVCRTDPKGFFQRRPDGRGGWATGLGEVRRVLYRLPELLARPAWPVLLVEGERDVHALEAVGLLATTAAMGAGNWLDDYARSLRGRRVVILPDNDSPGRAHAERAAGSLLVARAESVRVVELPGLPDKGDVRDWLATHTREELIAAIRAVPEFRLLAAVTS; encoded by the coding sequence ATGAGTGACCTGTTCCCGCCCGAGCTGCGCAACACCGGCCCCTACCGCACGGCGGGCCGCACGGCCGACCGGCCCGCCCGCCGGGTGGTCGAGACCTACGACTACCTCGACGAGGCCGGCGAGCTGCTCTACCAGGTCTGCCGCACCGACCCCAAGGGTTTTTTTCAGCGGCGGCCCGACGGCCGGGGCGGCTGGGCCACCGGCCTGGGCGAGGTCCGGCGGGTGCTCTACCGGCTGCCCGAGCTGCTCGCCCGCCCGGCCTGGCCGGTGCTGCTGGTCGAGGGCGAGCGCGACGTCCACGCCCTGGAGGCGGTCGGGCTGCTGGCGACGACGGCGGCGATGGGCGCCGGCAACTGGCTCGACGACTACGCCCGCAGCCTGCGCGGCCGGCGGGTGGTGATCCTGCCCGACAACGACTCGCCGGGCCGCGCCCACGCCGAGCGGGCGGCCGGCTCGCTGCTGGTCGCCCGCGCCGAGTCGGTGCGCGTCGTCGAGCTGCCGGGGCTGCCCGACAAGGGGGACGTGCGCGACTGGCTGGCCACGCACACCAGGGAGGAGCTGATTGCCGCGATCAGGGCCGTGCCGGAATTCCGGCTACTGGCCGCCGTGACGTCCTGA